The Luteibacter flocculans genomic interval GTGCCGCAGAAGCACAGCGAATATCACTTCAACTTCGACCTGACGCCGGTTCAGCGCACCGAGGCGGAACACCGCCCGAATGCCCCGGACGTGTTCGACGTGGACGCTCCCGAGTCGCCGTATGCCGAGCCGCACGCCACGCCGGCCTTCGGCGAGATCCTGGCGGAAGAGAAGGCGGAAGAACGCCCCACCTGGTCGTTCGACGAAGAGCACGAAAGCGCGCCGCCGCAGCCGCCGCTGGACGCCGTGGCGTCGGTGCCGCGCTTCGACGAACCGACCTTCCCCGACGAGGAGCCGCTAACGGATCACGGTCCGGAGAGTTTCAGCGACGATCCCGTGGATACGAAGCTCGACCTTGCACGCGCCTATCTCGACATGGGCGACGAAGAAGGCGCGCGCCTGATGCTGGACGAAGTGCTGGCCGAAGGCTCGCAGATGCAGAAGGACACGGCGAAGCGCATTCTCGACGGCATCGCCTGATCCAACGCAGCTCCTAAGGTAGCGGCTCGCAAAACAGACCCGGCGTGGGACCGATGTCCTCGCCGGGTTTTTCGTTTCTGCAGCGTGTTCAATGCGGCGACGCAAAGCGCAGCGTTACTTGGCGGGCTCCCGCCAGCTGTTGGAGGCTGTTGTTATCCCCAATCGCCAACAGGCTGGCTCCCACCGCACCCCCGCGGGAGCCAGCCTGCTGTCGATAAGGGACGGATGAGCCCCAACTTGGTGAGAGCCAGCCTGCTGTCGATAAGGGACGGATGAGTCCCCGCTTGGTGGGAGCCAGCCTGCTGGCGATAAGGGACGGATGAGCCCCGGCATGGTGGGAGCCAGCCTGCTGGCGATAAGGGACAGGCGAGCCCCAGCTTGGTGGGAGCCAGCCTGCTGGCGATAAGGGACAGACGAGCCCCAACTTGGTGAGAGCCAGCCTGCTGGCGATAAGGGACGGATGAGCCCCAACGTGGTGGGAGCCAGCCTGCTGGCGATAAGGGACGGATGAGCCCCAACGTGGTGGGAGCCAGCCTGCTGGCGATAAGGGACAGACGAGCCCCAACTTGGTGAGAGCCAGCCTGCTGGCGATAAGGGACGGATGAGCCCCAACGTGGTGAGAGCCAGCCTGCTGGCGATAAGGGACGGATGAGCCCCAACGTGGTGAGAGCCAGCCTGCTGGCGATAAGGGACGGATGAGCCCCCGCTTGGTGGGAGCCAGCCTGCTGGCGATTAAGCATAGGTAGTCCTTCGCCTTACATATAACGCGGCAGCGCCGCGCTGGGTCGCAACGCCGTCACGCACCTAACCCGACCTGCCAGCACGACGCTACCGGTCCGGGTGCATCCAAAAGGCCCGTGCTGACGTACGGGTGGTACCCTTTCCGGTTTCCGCACCATCCTGAACCTTCATGCGCATCGCCCTAGGCGTCGAATACGACGGCACCGATTTCCTCGGCTGGCAGCGGCTGAGCCACGCGACCACCGTGCAGGGCGCGCTCGAAAAAGCGCTCAGCTTTGTCGCGCACGGCCCGGTGGAAGTCACGGCCTCCGGGCGTACGGATGCCGGGGTTCACGGACGCTGCCAAGTGGTGCATTTCGACACCGACGTGGTGCGCGACATGCGCGGTTGGATTCTCGGTGCGTGCTCCAATCTGCCACACAGTGTGGCGGTGACCTGGGCGCAACCGGTGGCCGACGACTTTCACGCACGCTTTTCCGCGCGTGCGAGGCGGTATCGCTATCGCATCCTCCCGCGTTTCGTGCGCCCCGCGCTCGATGCCCGCTTCGTCGCATGGGAACGTCGCGCGCTCGACGTCGATGCCATGCACGAGGCAGCGCAGGCGATCGTCGGCGAACACGATTTCTCGGCCTTCCGTGCCATTTCCTGCCAGGCCGCACACGCGCGACGCAACGTGCGTTCGATTCGCGTGTTCCGTGACGACATCCATGTCGTCGTCGAGATCGAAGCCAACGCCTTCCTCCACCATATGGTGCGCAACATCGTCGGATCGCTGCTGCCCATCGGCCGCGGCGAACAGCCGGTCGGCTGGATGGCCGAATTGCTGGCGGGGCGCGACCGCGAGGTCGCTGGCGCCACTGCGCCGGCCGAAGGGTTGACCTTCATCGGCCCGCTTTACGAAGCGCACTGGGGTCTGCCGAAGGAAGTGACGCTATGACCCGGATCAAGTGCTGTGGGCTCACGCGCGTGGACGACGTGCAGCTTGCTGCGCGACTCGGTGCCGACGCAGTGGGCTTTGTCCTGACCCGCAAGAGCAAGCGCTTCGTCGATCCCGAAGCCGCCGCCCGCCTGCGCGATGCCGTGCCGCCCTTCGTGAGCGTGGTGGCGCTGGTGATGGACGATGAGCCCGCCTACGTGGCGGAAGTTGTTCGTGTGCTGCGCCCGGACATGCTGCAGTTCCATGGCATGGAAACCGCGGCCCAATGCGCGGCATACGGCGTGCGCTGGTTGAAGGCGATTGCCATGGGCGAGGGTGAGCGCGCCCTTGCCAGGCTTCGCGACTACCCCGGTGCGGCCGGGCTCCTGCTCGACGGGCACGGGCTGGGCGAGCAGGGCGGCAGCGGCCAGCGCTTCGACTGGTCGCTGATGCCGCAGGATCTTGCGCAACCGCTGGTGCTCGCAGGCGGGCTTACGCCTGCCAACGTCGCCGAGGCCATCCGGGTCGCCCGGCCCTGGGCGGTGGACGTCTCCAGCGGTATCGAGTCGTCGCCGGGCATCAAGGATCGGGATAAGATGGAACGCTTCATTTCCGCCGTACGCGCCGTCCCCAGCGTGTAACGCAGCTTTCAGCAGGTACGAGACACACATGACCGAGATCGCGGATTTTCACGCCTGGCCCGACGCCCATGGGCGCTTCGGTGACTTCGGCGGCATCTATGTGGCCGAAACGCTCATGGAGCCCCTCGCGGAACTGACCGCGGCCTATGAGTCGCTGCGCAAGGATCCGGCGTTCATCGCCGAGCTCGATCGCGACCTCAAGTACTACGTCGGTCGGCCCAGCCCGGTCTACCACGCCGAGCGCCTGTCGAAGCACGTCGGCGGCGCGCGTATCGTGCTGAAGCGCGAAGACCTGAACCATACCGGCGCGCACAAGATCAACAACACCGTGGGGCAGGCGCTCGTCGCGCGGCACATGGGCAAGACCCGGATCATCGCCGAGACCGGTGCGGGCCAGCACGGCGTGGCCAGTGCCACCGTCGCGGCACGGCTCGGGCTGAAATGCGTGGTCTACATGGGCGCGGTAGACATCGAGCGGCAGAAGATCAACGTCTATCGCATGCGCCTGCTGGGCGCCGAGGTCGTGCCAGTCACCTCCGGGTCGAAGACCTTGAAGGATGCGCTCAACGAGGCCATGCGCGACTGGGTCACCAACGTCGCCGACACGTTCTACATCATCGGCACCGTGGCCGGCCCGCATCCGTATCCGCAGATGGTGCGCGACTTCAACGCCATCGTCGGTCGCGAGGCGCGTGCGCAGACGCTCGAGCAGTTCGGCCGCCTTCCCGACGTCATCACGGCGTGCGTCGGCGGCGGTTCGAACGCCATCGGCCTGTTCCATGCGTTCCTCAACGATCGCGAGGTCCGCATCGTCGGTGCCGAGGCCGCGGGCGATGGCATCGAGACCGGCCGTCACGCCGCGTCCCTCGCCGCCGGCAAGCCGGGCGTGCTCCATGGCAATCGCACCTATGTGCTGTCGGATGCCAACGGGCAGATCGTGGAAACGCATTCCGTCTCGGCCGGCCTGGACTATCCCGGCGTCGGACCGGAGCATGCATTCCTGAAGGACGCCGGCCGCGCCGAATACGTCGGTATCACCGACGACGAAGCCCTGGAAGCCTTCCATCTCCTGGCGCGCACCGAGGGTATCCTCGCCGCGCTGGAATCGAGCCACGCCATCGCCCAGGCGATCAAGCTGGCCCGTGAACTGCCGAAGGACGGCCTGGTTCTTGTCAATCTCTCCGGACGTGGCGACAAGGACGTGCATACCATCGCTGCGCGTGAAGGAATCGAACTCTGATGAGCCGCATCGAACGCCGCTTCGCGACGCTGAAGGCCGCCGGGCGCACCGGCTTGATCCCCTTCGTGACAGCCGGCGATCCGTCGCCCGACCACGTGGTGCCGCTGCTGCACGGCCTCGTTGCTGCCGGCGCCGATCTGATCGAGCTGGGCGTGCCGTTTTCTGATCCGATGGCCGACGGCCCGGTGATCCAGCACGCGAGCGAGCGCGCTCTTGCCCACGGTGTGGGCCTGTCCAACGTGCTGGCCTGGGTCGCTGCCTTCCGTGAGACCGACGCTGAGACCCCCATCGTCCTGATGGGTTATCTCAATCCGGTGGAAATGTACGGTTACGCGGCATTCGCCGAAGATGCCGTCGAAGCCGGGGTCGATGGCATCCTGATGGTGGATTGCCCGCTCGAGGAGTCGCACGTGCTGGACGCACTCCGCACGGCGGGGCTCGACCAGATTCTGCTCGCCTCGCCGACCACGGCCGAGAGCCGCCTGGCGCGGCTTTGCGAGGCCGCTTCGGGCTTCCTGTACTATGTCTCGTTCGCCGGCATCACGGGGGCGGCGCAGTTGAGTACCGCGAACATCGCCGAGCGCGTCGCGGATATTCGTTCCCGTGCCAAGGCGCCGGTAGCGGTGGGCTTTGGGGTTCGCGACGCGGCAAGCGCCCGTGCCATTGGCGAGTTCGCCGATGCCGTGGTGATTGGCAGTGCGTTGGTCGATCGCCTTGCCGGTGCCGGCTCCGCCGAAGAGGCCGTCGGCAGGGCCCGCGAATTCCTCGCGCCGATCCGCGCTGCGCTCGACGCGCGCTGAGCGGACCTCGCGGTCGTACAGATACTCGGAGAGACACGATGAACTGGCTGCAGAAAATCATGACGCCGAAGACCCGCGCTCCTGCCGCGGCCGGCGGCAAGGGCAAGGTGCCCGAGGGCGTGTGGGAGAAGTGTGCCGGTTGCGGCACGGTCCTCTACAAGCCGGAGCTCGAGAAGTCGCTGATGGTCTGCCCCAAGTGCGGCCATCACCACGCCATTTCGGCTCGTGCGCGCTTGGCGGCTTTCTTCGACGAAGGGAGTACTACCGAGCTGTGGCCGAAGATGGAAGCGGTCGATGCGCTGAAGTTCAAGGATCAGAAGAAGTACAAGGACCGCGTCGCCGCCGCGCAGAAGAACACCGGCGAGAAGGACGCGCTGATCGCAATGTCCGGTCGCCTGCTCGATCGCCCGTTGGTTTCGGTCGCCTTCGAGTTCTCTTTCATGGGCGGTTCGATGGGTTCGGTGGTCGGCGAGAAGTTTGCCCGTGCCGCCGAAAAAGCCCTGGCCGAGAAGAGCGCGCTCGTGTGCTTCTCCGCTACCGGCGGTGCACGCATGCAGGAAGGTCTGTTCTCGCTGATGCAGATGGCGAAGACCTCGGCTGCGCTTGCGCGCATGCGCGATGCGGGCGTGCCGTACATCTCGGTGCTCACGCATCCCACGACCGGCGGTGTGTCGGCAAGTCTGGGCATGCTGGGCGATCTCAACGTGGCCGAACCGAAGGCGCTGATCGGCTTCGCCGGCCCGCGCGTCATCGAACAGACCGTGCGCGAAACGCTGCCGGAAGGCTTCCAGCGTTCGGAGTTCCTCGTGGACCACGGCGCGGTGGACGTGATCGTCGATCGTCGCGAGATGCGCGAGAAGCTGGGCTCCGTGCTCGGCATTCTGCAGAAAGCGCCGCGCGCCGCGGCGTAAACCCTGCAAACGGTGCCGGCATCGCCGGCACCGTCGAATCAGAGCAGGATGCGCTCCGCCCAGAGCGAGAGCGCACCCAGGCCGCCCCCAATGGCCGTGGCGGCAAGCACGTCACTCGGATAGTGCAGCCCCAGCACCACGCGCGATGCGCCGACCAGGGCGGCAAAACCCACGAGAAACGGTGCCAGCACGGGGTAGTGCGCCACGGCCACGACCGTGAACGACACGGCCTGAAGCGTGTGTCCGGACGGAAAACTGAATTCGTCGAGCGGCGGCACGTGGGCAATCACACCTGGGCACGTGCGGAACGGGCGAGGGCGTCGCGTCCAGCGCTTGAGCACGCGGTACAGCGTGAGGGCGGTGAGCCCGGTGATCGCCATCTGCACGGCCACAGCCACGCCGTGCCAGCCACCGACCAGCGCGATGACGCTCATCAACGCGTACCAGAACACCCCGTCGCCAAGGCGGCTGATGATGCCGAAGAAGACGCCGATGGCGCGACGCGCGCCCCACCGGTTGGCGGCGACGCACACGCGTCGATCGAGGTTCGCCCTACGCGGCGACGGCGGTGCTGCGCTCATGGACGTGCTCCTCGCTGAGCGATTGCATGATCGATTCGAAGGCGGCGATGACGGAGTCCGGCGAAAGACCGGCGACCGAAGCGCGGGCTGCAGCGCCCATGGTGGCGCGAACGATCGCGTCGGCGCCCAAGGCCGCGGCCCGTTCGACCAGCCCGCCTTCGTTACCCGGCGCGACACGGATGCCGTTCTGTCCGTTGTGAATGAACTCGCGTGCGGCCGCTTCCGCATAGGCCACGACCGGCAGCCCCGAGGCCATGGCTTCGAGCACCACGTTGCCGAAGGTCTCGGTGAGGCTGGGGAAGACGAACATATCGGCGCTGGCGTAGTAGGCGGCCAGCTCGTCGCCGCGGCGGGTGCCGGCGAAGATGACGTCGGGATGCGCGGCTTCCAGTGCCGCGCGACCCGGGCCGTCGCCCACGATCACGCAACGTGCCTCGGGCACGCGGCGGGCGAGGGCGCGGTAGGCGTCGATCACCACGTGCAGGTTTTTCTCCGGCGCCACGCGTCCCACGCTCAGCACCACCGGTGTATCGGCCGACACACCCCACGATGCGCGCAGACTTTCGTCCCGACGCTGCGGGTGGAAGCGCATCGTGTCCACCGCGCGGCGCAGCACGCGCACGTCTTGCACGCCCAGTTCGTTGAGTTCGCCCGCGAGCTGTCCGGTCGGGACCAGGGTGGTCTGCGCACGGCGATGGAAACGCGTGAGGTAGTGGCGCACCAGCGGGGTCAAGGCGCCGAAGCCGTAATGCCCCACGTAGAAATCGAAACGGGTGTGGAAGCCGGTGGCGACGGGGATGCCGAGGCGGCGCGCGGCGCTGACCGCGCTCCAGCCGAGCGGGCCCTCGGTGGCGACATAGATGGCATCCGGTCGGTCCGAGCGCCAGCGGCGCTCGATGCGGAAGCGCGACGGCATGCCGAAACGCAGGCCGCTGTAGCGTGGCACCGCCGCGCCTTCGACGGCGAGCACGTCCATGCCTGCATCGGCCGCGTGCGGCGTATCGGGGTGGATCGGGCGGATGAGATCGACGGAGTGGCCGCGGCGGAGCATGCCGCGCGCAAGGGACTGGACGGTGAGCGCGACGCCGTTGACGTCGGGTGCGTAGGTCTCGGTAACGATGCCCACTCGCATGGTGGTGCCCCTATGGCCGGGTTGGCTCATCGTCGATGGTGGGCATGTCGCCGCCGTGATCGGCGCATGACAGGGGTATGACGGAGCCGGTGCGAGCCGGATCGGTTAAAATCGGCCGCTTGTCCCAGCGATGACCCCCACGATGACCGTCCGTACCCGTTTCGCCCCCAGCCCTACCGGCTACCTCCACATCGGCGGCGCGCGCACCGCGCTGTATTGCTGGCTGGAAGCTCGCCGTCGCGGCGGCGAATTCGTGCTGCGCATCGAGGACACCGATCGGGAGCGTTCCACCCAGGAAGCCGTGCAGGCGATCCTCGATGGCATGGCGTGGCTCGGGCTGGTGCACGACGAGGGTCCGTATTACCAGACGCTGCGCATGGATCGTTACCGCGAAGTGGCCGACCAGTTGCTGCGCGAAGGCAAGGCCTACTACGCCTACGAGACCAAGGAAGAGATAGAGGCCATGCGCAACGCGGCCATGGCCGCTGGGGTCAAGCCGCGTTACAACGGCTATTACCGCGACCGCAACGAGCCGTACCGCGACGATCCGAACCGCGTGATCCGCTTCAAGAACCCGATGACTGGCAGCGTGGTCTTCGAGGACAAGGTCAAGGGACGCATCGAGTGGTCGAACGAGGAACTCGACGACCTCGTCATCTTCCGCTCCGATGGTTTCCCGACCTACAACTTCGCCGTCGTGGTTGACGATATCGACATGGGTATCACCGAGGTCATCCGCGGCGACGACCATGTGAACAACACGCCCCGCCAGATCAACATCTACAAGGCGCTGGGCGCCGCGGTGCCTGAATTCGCGCACCTGCCGATGATCCTGGGTCCGGACGGCCAGAAGCTGTCGAAGCGGCATGGCGCGGTCAGTGTCATGCAGTATCGCGACGACGGTTTCCTGCCGCACGCGCTGCTCAATTACCTGGTGCGCCTGGGCTGGTCCCATGGCGACCAGGAGATCTTCTCGGTGGAGGAGATGACGAACCTGTTCGACGTGGCGGACGTCAACAAGGCAGCCTCGCGCTTCGACGTGAACAAGCTGTCCTGGCTCAACCAGCATTACCTGAAGACCGACGACCCCGCTGCATTGGGTGAGGAACTCGCGTGGCATCTGCAGCGCATGGGCGTCGATCCGGCCAAGGGTCCGGCACCTGCCGACGTGGTCGTCGCACTGCGCGATCGCGTGCAGACGTTCAAGGAAATGGCCGAGCGCGCCATGATCTGGTACGGCCCGATCGTGTCGTGGGACGACAAGGCCATCGAAAAGCATCTGCGCAACGAGACCGCGCCGAAGGCACTCGATGCGGCGAAGACGGAACTGGCCGCGCTGCCGGAATGGACGCCCGAGGCGGTGCACGGCGCGGTGGAACGTGTTGCCGCGTCACTCGAACTTGGCATGGGCAAGGTCGCCGCGCCGCTGCGCGTGGCAATGACCGGCACGCAGGTCTCGCCGTCCATCGAGCACACCATTTACTTGGCGGGTCGTGAGGGTGCGCTGGCGCGCATCGACGATGCGTTGGCCCGTGCCGGTGGCTGATCGCCGTATCGGTATCGTGATGTCGACCGCTGTCGCGGTCGGCGCGGCCTGAGAGTAGACGCCCGTGGACGAACTGCTTGCCAAGGCCATGCAAGGCGTCGACCCCGAGGAGCCCGGCGCCTTTCTTCACATGCTCACGAACCTCATGGCGCTGGTGCCGTGGGGTTCGCTCATCGTGTGGCAGATCGTCTTCATTGTCGTGGGGGCTTTGCTTGGCTGGTGGAAAGGCCGCCTGAAAGCCGGTGTCATCGCCTCACTGGTGCTGGGGCCGCTGGGCTGGATCGTGCCGTTTCTGCCGCGGCGCGAGCCGCCGCCCCTGCCGCCACGCGCGAGCTCGCTCGATACCACGCCTCCGCCCCTGCCGGCCTCGAAAAAACGCTGAGCGGGCCTCATGTTAGGATGACGCGCCCCCAGGACATCCACCGTGACCAGTCACTCCGCCCACCGACATGCGCACGAGCACCACGACGACGCCCGTAGCTTCGTCGCGGCGGTGGAGCACGCGTCCCACGAGCGCGGCCTGCGCCTCACGCCGCTGCGTCGCGAAGTGCTGGAACTCGTGGCTGGCGCCGGCAAGCCGGTGAAAGCGTACGACCTGCTGGATCGCCTGCGCGAGAAGCATGGCAATGCCGCACCGCCGACGGTCTATCGCGCGCTCGATTTCCTGCTGGAAAACGGATTCATCCACAAGTTGGAATCCATCAACGCGTACGTGTCCTGTCACCACCCGGCGGAAGCGCACCAAGTGCCGTTCCTCATCTGCGACAAATGCCAGTGCGCGCAGGAAGTCTGCGACGAACGCGTGGCAGAGCTGATCGAGGCACAAGCCAAGGCGTTTGGTTTTCGCCCGCAGGCGCAGACCCTGGAAGTGCACGGCATCTGCAAGAACTGCCGTTGAGCGTCTGACACACATGCCTGCCTGAAAAAATGGGGCGCCCCTCGGGGCGCCCCATTCCGTTCCAGCCACCCCGGGGAGGGAGGAGGGGCAAGGCGGCCGGGAACTCAGAAGTAAGCGCGCACGCCTACGGAAATGTTGCGACCAGGCATCGGCGCGACGTCCTTGAACAGCGACGTGGCGGGGCGTGCGGTCTGGTTGGTGAGGTTGTTGCCGTCGACGAAGGCTTCCCACTGGCTGCGTTCGTCGTTGACGAAGGTCCAGGCGAGATGCGCGTTGACCAATGTGTAGCCTGCCGTGTCGGTTTCGAATGCGGCGATCTTGTCCTGCTTCATGTAGCGCACCGCACCGACGTTGGCGCGCAGGCTGTCCGCCGTCCAACTGAGCGTAGCACCGAGACGGCCGGCCGGAATGCGCGGCACGTTGCCGCCGCCGTCCGACAAGGTGGCGCGCACGGTGTCACCGAAGACGCGCAGATCCCAGTTGCCCGACGTGCCCTTGGCGAGGTGGAAGGTGGCTTCCGCTTCTGCACCGCGGAACGTTGCGTCGTTCTGCGACCAGACGCGGACGGGAAGATCGTCTTCGACCTCGCCCGTATCGGCGAGGTAGATGAAGTTCTTGTACTTGTTGTAGTAGACCGCGACCTTGCCTTCGACGACGTCACCGTGGAAATGCAGGCCCAGTTCCGCCTGATTCGATTTTTCCTTTTGCAGGTCGCTTCCGATCTCGAACGTGTTGGAGGCTTCGTGCGGGCCGTTGGCGAAGAGCTCTTCCTCGGAGGGTGCGCGCTCGGCGTGATCGAGATTCAACGAAACATGCCACTGCTCCGCGAAGCGCCATGCGATGCCGGAGGAAAAACTGTTCGGGTTGAAGTCGCGCTTCGGGCCGTTGTCCGGATCGACGCTCTGCACGTCGTGGCGCGCACCGAGTTCCAGCTTCACCGGGCCGAATTCGCGCTGCTCCGTGAGGAACACACCGACGCCGCGAGTGACCGTGGCGGGCACGAAGGTTTCCTCGCCGACCGCAGCAAACTGGCGGTGCTGGGTTTGCACGCCGAACGCGCCTTCCCATCCTGCGAGCGGTTCGTGACTGACGACGAGGCGACCCTGGTTGCTCCGAGTGGAGAAAGTGGTGCCCGGCACGTCGCCTTCGTATTCCACGTGCTGATAGTTGCCATGACCAAGGCTGAACTCGATCTTGTCGATGCCTTCGAATGGCTTCACCAGCCCGCCCTTCATGGTGTAGTTGGTCTGCGCCATCTTGATGTGGACCGGGTCTTCGCCTTCGGCCGCGTCGCCGGGCTCCGCGGGGCTGCCGTAGAGATCCATGAAGCGCGACACCGAGAGACCCAGGTAACCCCACGAGCCGAGCAACGACGCGCCGACCGAGCCGGAGGTCGTCTTCACCGCGCTGTTCGCGAGGGTGCCGCCGGGGATGTCGTAGTCCTCGTTGTCGCGGTGCATGCCGTCGACGTGGATGGCAAAGCGGTCGTCGCCGGCGTCGAGACGGAGCAGGCCGGTCTGGCCGTCGGATACCGAGTCGTGACGCAACTCGGCACGTCCTGCGAAACCGTTGTCCGGCGCCTTTTCCGGCACGCGACCGTCCACCACGTTCACGACACCGCCGATGGCGCCAGAGCCGTAGAGTAGGGTGGCCGGACCCTTCAAAACCTCGATCTGGTCGGCAAGGAACGGTTCGAGCGTGACCGCGTGGTCCTGGCTCACGTTCGACACGTCCTGCGACGACAAGCCGTTTTCGAGGACCGCCACGCGTGGGCCGTCGAGACCACGGATCACCGGGCGACCTACGGCCGTGCCCAGTGCCGTGCTCTGTACGCCCGGGATCGATGAGACCGTCTCACCCAGCGACACACCCTTGGCATCGTCGAGCGCGGAGCCGGCCAACACAGCGACCGGTGCCACGATCTGGTCGGCGCTCTGGCCCAGCGGCACCGCGTTCACGACGATGGCATCGAGCTTGGCGGCCTGCTTGCGGCCCTTGCCCTCGCTGTCCTTGGTCCCCACGGTAGGGGGCGTCGTGTCCTGGTCGGCGTCGTCGGCCAGGGCCGGCAAGGAGCCGCCGACCGTCGCGGCGAGGGCCAGGGCGATGAGGGATCTACGCATCGGGTAACGCTCCGTCTTGGGTTTCGCAATGTTATAAAGTATCATCAGTTGCCTCGACCCGTGTAAATAGTCACGCTATGGCCTACATGACCGATTCGTCCGCCGATTCCGAGACGCCTCGCCGCTGGTGGCATGCCGCCGACAGGCTGGGGGCCACTGCGTCGTTTCTTTGCGCCATCCACTGCGCTGCCTTGCCGTTCGTGATCGCGCTGCTGCCGGTGATCGGGCTGGGCTTCCTCGCCGACCATCGGTTCGAAGAAGTCTTCGTGGCCTTCGCCTGCATGCTCGCCACGGCAGCTCTGGTGTCGGGCTTTCGCCGCCATCGTCGGCGGTTGCCGCTGGTATTGGCGTTGCC includes:
- the trpB gene encoding tryptophan synthase subunit beta, with product MTEIADFHAWPDAHGRFGDFGGIYVAETLMEPLAELTAAYESLRKDPAFIAELDRDLKYYVGRPSPVYHAERLSKHVGGARIVLKREDLNHTGAHKINNTVGQALVARHMGKTRIIAETGAGQHGVASATVAARLGLKCVVYMGAVDIERQKINVYRMRLLGAEVVPVTSGSKTLKDALNEAMRDWVTNVADTFYIIGTVAGPHPYPQMVRDFNAIVGREARAQTLEQFGRLPDVITACVGGGSNAIGLFHAFLNDREVRIVGAEAAGDGIETGRHAASLAAGKPGVLHGNRTYVLSDANGQIVETHSVSAGLDYPGVGPEHAFLKDAGRAEYVGITDDEALEAFHLLARTEGILAALESSHAIAQAIKLARELPKDGLVLVNLSGRGDKDVHTIAAREGIEL
- a CDS encoding transcriptional repressor — translated: MTSHSAHRHAHEHHDDARSFVAAVEHASHERGLRLTPLRREVLELVAGAGKPVKAYDLLDRLREKHGNAAPPTVYRALDFLLENGFIHKLESINAYVSCHHPAEAHQVPFLICDKCQCAQEVCDERVAELIEAQAKAFGFRPQAQTLEVHGICKNCR
- the trpA gene encoding tryptophan synthase subunit alpha, whose translation is MSRIERRFATLKAAGRTGLIPFVTAGDPSPDHVVPLLHGLVAAGADLIELGVPFSDPMADGPVIQHASERALAHGVGLSNVLAWVAAFRETDAETPIVLMGYLNPVEMYGYAAFAEDAVEAGVDGILMVDCPLEESHVLDALRTAGLDQILLASPTTAESRLARLCEAASGFLYYVSFAGITGAAQLSTANIAERVADIRSRAKAPVAVGFGVRDAASARAIGEFADAVVIGSALVDRLAGAGSAEEAVGRAREFLAPIRAALDAR
- the truA gene encoding tRNA pseudouridine(38-40) synthase TruA; its protein translation is MRIALGVEYDGTDFLGWQRLSHATTVQGALEKALSFVAHGPVEVTASGRTDAGVHGRCQVVHFDTDVVRDMRGWILGACSNLPHSVAVTWAQPVADDFHARFSARARRYRYRILPRFVRPALDARFVAWERRALDVDAMHEAAQAIVGEHDFSAFRAISCQAAHARRNVRSIRVFRDDIHVVVEIEANAFLHHMVRNIVGSLLPIGRGEQPVGWMAELLAGRDREVAGATAPAEGLTFIGPLYEAHWGLPKEVTL
- the accD gene encoding acetyl-CoA carboxylase, carboxyltransferase subunit beta, encoding MNWLQKIMTPKTRAPAAAGGKGKVPEGVWEKCAGCGTVLYKPELEKSLMVCPKCGHHHAISARARLAAFFDEGSTTELWPKMEAVDALKFKDQKKYKDRVAAAQKNTGEKDALIAMSGRLLDRPLVSVAFEFSFMGGSMGSVVGEKFARAAEKALAEKSALVCFSATGGARMQEGLFSLMQMAKTSAALARMRDAGVPYISVLTHPTTGGVSASLGMLGDLNVAEPKALIGFAGPRVIEQTVRETLPEGFQRSEFLVDHGAVDVIVDRREMREKLGSVLGILQKAPRAAA
- the gltX gene encoding glutamate--tRNA ligase, whose translation is MTVRTRFAPSPTGYLHIGGARTALYCWLEARRRGGEFVLRIEDTDRERSTQEAVQAILDGMAWLGLVHDEGPYYQTLRMDRYREVADQLLREGKAYYAYETKEEIEAMRNAAMAAGVKPRYNGYYRDRNEPYRDDPNRVIRFKNPMTGSVVFEDKVKGRIEWSNEELDDLVIFRSDGFPTYNFAVVVDDIDMGITEVIRGDDHVNNTPRQINIYKALGAAVPEFAHLPMILGPDGQKLSKRHGAVSVMQYRDDGFLPHALLNYLVRLGWSHGDQEIFSVEEMTNLFDVADVNKAASRFDVNKLSWLNQHYLKTDDPAALGEELAWHLQRMGVDPAKGPAPADVVVALRDRVQTFKEMAERAMIWYGPIVSWDDKAIEKHLRNETAPKALDAAKTELAALPEWTPEAVHGAVERVAASLELGMGKVAAPLRVAMTGTQVSPSIEHTIYLAGREGALARIDDALARAGG
- a CDS encoding phosphatase PAP2 family protein — its product is MSAAPPSPRRANLDRRVCVAANRWGARRAIGVFFGIISRLGDGVFWYALMSVIALVGGWHGVAVAVQMAITGLTALTLYRVLKRWTRRPRPFRTCPGVIAHVPPLDEFSFPSGHTLQAVSFTVVAVAHYPVLAPFLVGFAALVGASRVVLGLHYPSDVLAATAIGGGLGALSLWAERILL
- a CDS encoding phosphoribosylanthranilate isomerase, encoding MTRIKCCGLTRVDDVQLAARLGADAVGFVLTRKSKRFVDPEAAARLRDAVPPFVSVVALVMDDEPAYVAEVVRVLRPDMLQFHGMETAAQCAAYGVRWLKAIAMGEGERALARLRDYPGAAGLLLDGHGLGEQGGSGQRFDWSLMPQDLAQPLVLAGGLTPANVAEAIRVARPWAVDVSSGIESSPGIKDRDKMERFISAVRAVPSV
- a CDS encoding glycosyltransferase family 4 protein, with amino-acid sequence MRVGIVTETYAPDVNGVALTVQSLARGMLRRGHSVDLIRPIHPDTPHAADAGMDVLAVEGAAVPRYSGLRFGMPSRFRIERRWRSDRPDAIYVATEGPLGWSAVSAARRLGIPVATGFHTRFDFYVGHYGFGALTPLVRHYLTRFHRRAQTTLVPTGQLAGELNELGVQDVRVLRRAVDTMRFHPQRRDESLRASWGVSADTPVVLSVGRVAPEKNLHVVIDAYRALARRVPEARCVIVGDGPGRAALEAAHPDVIFAGTRRGDELAAYYASADMFVFPSLTETFGNVVLEAMASGLPVVAYAEAAAREFIHNGQNGIRVAPGNEGGLVERAAALGADAIVRATMGAAARASVAGLSPDSVIAAFESIMQSLSEEHVHERSTAVAA